From Curtobacterium sp. SGAir0471, the proteins below share one genomic window:
- a CDS encoding sensor histidine kinase has product MTSFLRRRARHLLPPVVGAVYLVLWTVAEAGRSDLTGHVLIVAAFAVAIGLAEWMPATALGLVVVVPVLQTLHLLDRPRASTWPEYLAIAIVVGVVGAGRSGLLRWLAVPVLGVASIAAAWAMAVPTVADPDVWGSWTGTHSGTRSDLVLLSLAIAGASGIAWAVGVAIGAAWRTTLARTRVVAAERETEVTIAELRAEQERARIARDVHDSLAHSLAVVVSQAQGAAAIAGPGAPAATALRDIADVSRSALGDVRALVERIQGTGPASVHGLADVPDLVEDMRGVGMRASFEQHGAPTSLGTATGGAVHRIVQESLTNVLKHQGRTASARVVLDWRGPGLGIVVTSRGDTPLVQLDGAGSGIEGMRERARLAGGWLRAGRGDDPDEFVVTGWVPTEDAR; this is encoded by the coding sequence ATGACCTCCTTCCTGCGACGCCGAGCCCGGCACCTGCTGCCCCCGGTCGTCGGCGCCGTGTACCTGGTGCTCTGGACCGTCGCCGAGGCCGGACGCTCCGACCTGACCGGTCACGTGCTCATCGTCGCCGCCTTCGCCGTCGCGATCGGCCTGGCGGAGTGGATGCCGGCGACGGCACTCGGCCTCGTGGTGGTCGTGCCGGTCCTGCAGACACTGCACCTGCTCGACCGGCCGCGGGCCTCGACGTGGCCGGAGTACCTGGCGATCGCGATCGTCGTCGGCGTGGTCGGGGCAGGGCGCTCGGGGCTGCTCCGCTGGCTCGCCGTCCCCGTGCTCGGTGTCGCGAGCATCGCCGCCGCCTGGGCGATGGCGGTGCCGACGGTCGCCGACCCCGACGTGTGGGGGAGCTGGACCGGGACGCACTCCGGGACGCGCAGCGACCTCGTGCTCCTGTCGCTGGCGATCGCCGGTGCGAGCGGGATCGCCTGGGCCGTCGGTGTCGCGATCGGAGCCGCGTGGCGCACCACCCTCGCCCGGACCCGCGTCGTCGCAGCCGAACGGGAGACCGAGGTCACGATCGCCGAACTCCGCGCGGAACAGGAACGCGCCAGGATCGCCCGCGACGTGCACGACTCGCTCGCGCACTCGCTCGCCGTGGTCGTCTCGCAGGCCCAGGGCGCGGCGGCGATCGCCGGCCCAGGCGCCCCGGCTGCCACGGCCCTTCGGGACATCGCCGACGTGAGCCGCAGCGCCCTCGGCGACGTGCGGGCGCTGGTCGAGCGGATCCAGGGCACGGGACCGGCGTCGGTGCACGGCCTCGCAGACGTCCCGGACCTGGTCGAGGACATGCGTGGAGTCGGCATGCGGGCGTCGTTCGAGCAGCACGGTGCGCCGACCAGCCTGGGCACGGCGACCGGGGGCGCGGTGCACCGCATCGTGCAGGAGAGCCTGACGAACGTCCTGAAGCACCAGGGCCGGACGGCCTCGGCCCGCGTCGTGCTCGACTGGCGCGGGCCCGGGCTCGGGATCGTCGTCACCTCGCGGGGCGACACGCCCCTCGTGCAGCTCGACGGCGCGGGTTCGGGCATCGAGGGCATGCGGGAGCGCGCGCGGCTCGCCGGAGGGTGGCTCCGCGCCGGTCGGGGTGACGACCCCGACGAGTTCGTCGTGACCGGCTGGGTGCCCACCGAGGACGCCCGGTGA
- a CDS encoding 50S ribosomal protein L25/general stress protein Ctc: MADYTKLAAETRTKFGKGAARKLRAADKIPAVVYGHGTEPQHITLPGHETMLLVRTANAVVDLDIEGAAQLALVKDVQRDPVRQIIEHIDLVVVRRGEKVTVDVPVVVEGESFSGTIHVQDLASVSLLVEATNIPEHVTVDVEGLEDGAQVLASQLELPAGAELETDGEALVVQIVTPRATADDIAADEESAEAGAEAGAEGEAAESTDADSE, translated from the coding sequence ATGGCCGACTACACCAAGCTCGCAGCGGAGACCCGCACCAAGTTCGGCAAGGGCGCTGCACGCAAGCTCCGCGCCGCCGACAAGATCCCCGCGGTCGTCTACGGCCACGGCACCGAGCCGCAGCACATCACCCTCCCGGGCCACGAGACGATGCTGCTCGTCCGTACCGCCAACGCGGTCGTCGACCTCGACATCGAGGGTGCGGCCCAGCTCGCCCTCGTCAAGGACGTCCAGCGTGACCCGGTGCGCCAGATCATCGAGCACATCGACCTCGTCGTCGTGCGTCGTGGCGAGAAGGTCACCGTCGACGTCCCCGTCGTCGTCGAGGGCGAGTCCTTCTCCGGCACGATCCACGTCCAGGACCTCGCGTCCGTCTCGCTCCTCGTCGAGGCGACGAACATCCCGGAGCACGTGACCGTCGACGTCGAGGGCCTCGAGGACGGCGCACAGGTCCTGGCCTCGCAGCTCGAGCTGCCGGCCGGTGCCGAGCTCGAGACCGACGGTGAGGCGCTCGTCGTCCAGATCGTCACCCCGCGTGCCACCGCCGACGACATCGCTGCCGACGAGGAGTCCGCCGAGGCGGGCGCCGAGGCCGGTGCCGAGGGCGAGGCCGCCGAGTCGACCGACGCCGACTCCGAGTAA
- a CDS encoding sugar phosphate isomerase/epimerase family protein, whose protein sequence is MKFSVFTASTPDWTPSQAASTLAEQGWDGIEWRIVDDRTEDGSSGFWAGNRSTWQYTGIADRVGEIARTTEAAGLEYSGIGGYQPVSDHEGVETMLRVTSELGARQVRVTMPWYRRERERTGATYGELFDRTRADLEWAAGRAADLGVKALVELHHMTITPSASAALRLVDGLDPEHVGVIHDLGNLVIEGQEDHLAAFELLGPYLAHAHVKNARWVDTGETRADGSRIWRNEWAPLRDGQASVSEYLDALRQHGYDGWVTIEDFSTDLPLAERTADNLAYLRSLVPVTA, encoded by the coding sequence ATGAAGTTCTCCGTGTTCACCGCGTCCACCCCCGACTGGACCCCGTCACAGGCCGCGTCCACGCTGGCCGAGCAGGGCTGGGACGGCATCGAGTGGCGGATCGTCGACGACCGCACCGAGGACGGCTCGTCCGGCTTCTGGGCCGGCAACCGGTCGACCTGGCAGTACACCGGCATCGCGGACCGGGTCGGCGAGATCGCCCGCACCACCGAGGCAGCCGGTCTCGAGTACTCCGGCATCGGCGGGTACCAGCCGGTGTCCGACCACGAGGGCGTCGAGACGATGCTCCGCGTGACGAGCGAGCTGGGCGCCCGCCAGGTCCGCGTCACCATGCCCTGGTACCGGCGCGAGCGCGAGCGGACCGGAGCCACGTACGGTGAGCTCTTCGACCGCACGCGCGCCGACCTCGAGTGGGCAGCCGGACGCGCGGCCGACCTCGGCGTCAAGGCACTCGTCGAGCTGCACCACATGACGATCACCCCGTCGGCGTCCGCCGCACTCCGGCTGGTGGACGGCCTCGACCCCGAGCACGTCGGCGTCATCCACGACCTCGGCAACCTCGTGATCGAGGGGCAGGAGGACCACCTGGCCGCCTTCGAGCTCCTGGGGCCCTACCTCGCCCACGCGCACGTCAAGAACGCCCGCTGGGTCGACACCGGCGAGACCCGCGCCGACGGCAGCCGGATCTGGCGGAACGAGTGGGCACCGCTCCGTGACGGTCAAGCATCGGTGTCCGAGTACCTCGACGCCCTGCGGCAGCACGGCTACGACGGCTGGGTCACCATCGAGGACTTCTCCACCGACCTGCCGCTCGCCGAGCGCACCGCCGACAACCTGGCCTACCTGCGCTCGCTGGTCCCGGTGACGGCATGA
- a CDS encoding glycine zipper domain-containing protein: protein MANTGQLRRRRARRARSRPPATRAAAARSAGRTGPAPVQARVACRPAAGASDSGASVTGASVSGRPGGAVSSPGAATVIEGVASGPGTVVGAAVGRLVGSLVGSAVGPLVGTAVGSAVGSLVGSAVGSLVGSTVGSAVGSTVGSAVGSTVGSAVGSTVGSAVGSTVDPDVGSLVGTLVGSVVGSAVGSAVGSTVGAGVGSVVGSSVGSTVGAGVGSAVGPAVGSAVVGVGPGTTTARPDDAAVTMR from the coding sequence GTGGCGAACACGGGTCAGCTCCGGCGACGACGCGCACGACGGGCGAGGAGCAGACCGCCCGCCACGAGGGCCGCGGCGGCGAGGAGCGCGGGCAGGACCGGGCCGGCACCGGTCCAGGCAAGGGTTGCCTGCCGCCCCGCGGCCGGAGCGTCGGACAGCGGCGCGTCGGTCACCGGTGCGTCGGTCAGCGGTCGGCCGGGAGGCGCGGTGTCGTCACCCGGCGCCGCCACCGTCATCGAGGGGGTCGCCTCCGGCCCCGGGACCGTCGTCGGCGCAGCCGTCGGCAGGCTCGTCGGCTCGCTCGTCGGTTCGGCCGTCGGTCCGCTCGTCGGCACGGCCGTCGGTTCGGCCGTTGGCTCGCTCGTCGGTTCGGCCGTTGGCTCGCTCGTCGGCTCGACGGTCGGTTCGGCTGTCGGCTCGACGGTCGGTTCGGCTGTCGGCTCGACGGTCGGTTCGGCTGTCGGCTCGACGGTCGGTTCGGCTGTCGGCTCGACGGTCGACCCGGACGTCGGCTCGCTCGTCGGCACGCTCGTCGGCTCAGTCGTCGGCTCGGCCGTCGGCTCGGCCGTCGGCTCGACGGTCGGCGCAGGCGTCGGCTCAGTCGTCGGCTCGTCCGTCGGCTCGACGGTCGGCGCAGGCGTCGGCTCGGCCGTCGGTCCGGCCGTCGGCTCCGCGGTCGTCGGCGTGGGGCCGGGGACCACCACGGCGCGCCCCGACGACGCAGCCGTCACGATGCGCTGA
- a CDS encoding mannitol dehydrogenase family protein encodes MSRRPGIVHLGIGAFARAHLAWYTHRVDGETWGITAFTGRSPWAAAALSAQDCRYTLVTRAADGDTAEVVDTIVAAHPGSDDTAWRHLVASPGTTVVTLTVTEAGYRADSAVPARLVDGLAARRAAGGGRIALVSLDNLTHNGAVLRDAVLGATADPELASWIASTVAFPSSMVDRITPATTDDDVAALADLPGALPGDRVPVVTEPFAEWVLEDTFDGVERPAWETAGVRLVPDVTPYEQRKLWLLNGSHSLLAYLGLLLGHETVASAMDDPRCRSAVEQLWDEAAAELPLPDDEVAAARAALVERFANPRIRHTLRQIAAGGSQKLPVRVVDVLRRRLARDPGAGVGPGAATLLAAWWLHCTTQPELVDDAGGPGPDSDVHDVLGVVAPDLDTTPVVAAVTAAAERIRTAAQPARGTVDEGVHA; translated from the coding sequence ATGAGCCGTCGTCCCGGGATCGTGCACCTCGGCATCGGGGCGTTCGCGCGCGCCCACCTCGCCTGGTACACCCACCGCGTCGACGGCGAGACCTGGGGCATCACGGCCTTCACCGGTCGGTCTCCGTGGGCGGCCGCGGCCCTGTCGGCGCAGGACTGCCGGTACACGCTCGTGACCCGCGCGGCCGACGGCGACACCGCCGAGGTGGTCGACACGATCGTGGCGGCCCACCCCGGCAGCGACGACACGGCCTGGAGGCACCTGGTCGCGTCCCCGGGGACGACCGTCGTCACGCTGACGGTCACCGAGGCCGGCTACCGCGCCGACTCGGCCGTCCCGGCCCGGCTCGTCGACGGGCTCGCCGCCCGACGGGCCGCCGGTGGCGGCCGGATCGCCCTGGTGTCGCTCGACAACCTGACGCACAACGGCGCGGTCCTCCGCGATGCCGTGCTCGGGGCGACGGCGGACCCGGAGCTGGCGTCGTGGATCGCGTCGACGGTCGCGTTCCCGTCGTCGATGGTCGACCGGATCACCCCGGCGACGACGGACGACGACGTCGCAGCGCTCGCCGACCTGCCGGGGGCGTTGCCCGGTGATCGTGTACCCGTCGTCACCGAGCCCTTCGCCGAGTGGGTGCTCGAGGACACGTTCGACGGCGTCGAGCGTCCCGCGTGGGAGACCGCCGGCGTCCGGCTCGTGCCGGACGTCACCCCGTACGAGCAGCGGAAGCTCTGGCTGCTCAACGGGTCGCACTCGCTCCTGGCCTACCTCGGGCTGCTGCTCGGCCACGAGACCGTCGCATCGGCGATGGACGACCCCCGGTGCCGGAGCGCCGTCGAGCAGCTCTGGGACGAGGCCGCCGCCGAGCTCCCGCTGCCCGACGACGAGGTCGCCGCCGCCCGCGCCGCGCTCGTCGAGCGCTTCGCGAACCCGCGCATCCGGCACACCCTGCGCCAGATCGCCGCCGGCGGCTCGCAGAAGCTGCCCGTGCGCGTCGTCGACGTCCTGCGTCGGCGACTCGCCCGCGACCCGGGCGCCGGGGTCGGCCCGGGTGCCGCGACCCTGCTCGCCGCGTGGTGGCTGCACTGCACCACGCAGCCCGAGCTGGTGGACGACGCCGGAGGGCCCGGGCCAGACTCGGACGTGCACGACGTCCTGGGGGTCGTCGCACCCGACCTCGACACCACCCCCGTGGTGGCCGCCGTCACCGCGGCCGCCGAACGCATCCGCACCGCCGCGCAACCCGCACGCGGCACCGTCGACGAAGGAGTCCACGCATGA
- the pth gene encoding aminoacyl-tRNA hydrolase: protein MTGTTLVVVGLGNPGPGYAGNRHNVGQMVLDELAARMGATFKKHKTPNQVAEGRLVPGGPKLVLAKPGSFMNTSGGPVSSVLGFYSATPEDLIVVHDELDLPYDTVRLKGSGGHGGHNGLRDIIKATGTNEFTRVRIGIGRPPGRQDPADFVLRDFSPTEKKTLPNLLADGADAVEAIAELGLLAAQQRVHAPS, encoded by the coding sequence ATGACAGGAACGACCCTCGTGGTGGTCGGGCTCGGGAACCCCGGGCCCGGCTACGCGGGGAACCGTCACAACGTCGGCCAGATGGTCCTCGACGAACTCGCTGCCCGCATGGGCGCGACGTTCAAGAAGCACAAGACGCCGAACCAGGTCGCCGAGGGGCGCCTGGTGCCCGGCGGACCGAAGCTGGTCCTGGCGAAGCCGGGATCCTTCATGAACACCTCCGGTGGCCCGGTCTCGAGCGTGCTCGGGTTCTACAGTGCGACGCCGGAGGACCTGATCGTCGTGCACGACGAGCTCGACCTGCCGTACGACACCGTCCGCCTCAAGGGCAGCGGTGGGCACGGCGGCCACAACGGGCTCCGCGACATCATCAAGGCGACCGGCACGAACGAGTTCACCCGGGTACGGATCGGCATCGGCCGACCCCCGGGACGCCAGGACCCCGCCGACTTCGTGCTGCGTGACTTCTCGCCGACCGAGAAGAAGACGCTGCCGAACCTGCTCGCCGACGGCGCGGACGCCGTCGAGGCGATCGCGGAGCTCGGGCTCCTCGCCGCGCAGCAGCGCGTGCACGCCCCCTCCTGA
- a CDS encoding response regulator transcription factor yields the protein MTAIRVAVVDDQHLFASGMRMLVEAQDDMTCVGTAADGAAALELCADEEPDVLLLDLRMPVLNGIETTARLADRGGDRPRVVVLTTIRRDEAVLAALRAGAAAFLTKDALPEVVLATIRDVHEGRPAPTETEALDLLRADGTLVETPRPDEVLDVLTAREREVFLLVAKGLSNQEIASTVFLSEATVKTHVRAVLTKLGLRNRIQVVITAHERGLVRA from the coding sequence GTGACCGCGATCCGCGTCGCCGTGGTCGACGACCAGCACCTCTTCGCCTCCGGCATGCGGATGCTCGTCGAGGCCCAGGACGACATGACCTGCGTCGGTACGGCCGCCGACGGCGCAGCCGCGCTCGAGCTCTGCGCGGACGAGGAACCCGACGTGCTGCTCCTGGACCTCCGCATGCCCGTGCTGAACGGCATCGAGACCACCGCACGCCTGGCCGATCGTGGCGGCGACCGACCGCGGGTCGTGGTGCTGACCACGATCCGCCGCGACGAGGCCGTGCTCGCAGCGCTCCGTGCGGGCGCGGCGGCGTTCCTGACGAAGGACGCGCTGCCCGAGGTCGTGCTCGCCACGATCCGCGACGTGCACGAGGGCCGCCCGGCACCGACCGAGACCGAGGCCCTCGACCTGCTCCGTGCCGACGGGACGCTCGTCGAGACGCCGCGTCCGGACGAGGTGCTCGACGTCCTCACCGCCCGTGAGCGCGAGGTGTTCCTGCTCGTGGCGAAGGGGCTCAGCAACCAGGAGATCGCGTCGACCGTCTTCCTCAGCGAGGCCACGGTCAAGACGCACGTCCGCGCGGTGCTGACGAAGCTCGGACTCCGGAACCGGATCCAGGTCGTCATCACCGCACACGAACGCGGCCTCGTCCGTGCCTAG
- the manD gene encoding D-mannonate dehydratase ManD, which translates to MTDTGITKPAAPVPGAADGGAATDPTAGRPDTWASADRGQLIDRAEVVVTSPDRNFVTLKITTVDGVTGLGDATLNGRELAVAAYLSEHVVPLLAGRDASRIEDAWQFLYRSSYWRRGPVTMAAIAAVDMALWDIKAKVAGMPLYQLLGGASRTGLMAYGHASGKELPELFDSIREHQAEGYRSIRVQTGVPGLESIYGIASNKTTEGNAGVRYDFEPAQRGAFPAMEDWDTRAYLRHVPTVFEAVRNEFGPELPLLHDGHHRMTPLQAAKLGKSLEPYDLFWLEDCTPAENQEALKLVRQHTTTPLAIGEVFNTIWDFKDIVRDQLIDYVRGAVTHMGGVTPLRKTMDYAAMYQIKSGFHGPTDISPVGLAAQMHLGMAIHNFGIQEYMQHGPRTNQVFRQTFTFADGYLHPGDEPGLGVMLDVDEAGKYPYEQAYLPFNRLADGTVHDW; encoded by the coding sequence ATGACCGACACCGGCATCACGAAACCCGCCGCGCCCGTCCCCGGCGCGGCCGACGGCGGCGCGGCGACGGACCCGACCGCCGGACGCCCGGACACCTGGGCGTCGGCGGACCGCGGGCAGCTCATCGACCGGGCGGAGGTCGTCGTGACGAGCCCGGACCGGAACTTCGTGACGCTGAAGATCACCACCGTGGACGGGGTCACCGGCCTCGGCGACGCCACGCTGAACGGCCGTGAGCTCGCCGTCGCCGCGTACCTGTCCGAGCACGTCGTGCCGTTGCTCGCGGGCCGGGACGCCAGCCGCATCGAGGACGCCTGGCAGTTCCTCTACCGCTCGTCGTACTGGCGCCGCGGACCGGTCACGATGGCCGCGATCGCCGCCGTCGACATGGCCCTCTGGGACATCAAGGCCAAGGTCGCCGGGATGCCGCTGTACCAGCTGCTCGGCGGAGCGTCGCGCACCGGGCTCATGGCCTACGGGCACGCCTCCGGCAAGGAGCTGCCCGAGCTGTTCGACTCGATCCGCGAGCACCAGGCCGAGGGCTACCGGTCGATCCGCGTGCAGACCGGCGTCCCCGGACTCGAGAGCATCTACGGCATCGCGTCGAACAAGACCACCGAGGGCAACGCCGGCGTCCGGTACGACTTCGAGCCGGCGCAGCGCGGGGCGTTCCCGGCGATGGAGGACTGGGACACCCGCGCGTACCTGCGGCACGTGCCCACCGTGTTCGAGGCCGTCCGCAACGAGTTCGGCCCCGAGCTGCCGCTCCTGCACGACGGCCACCACCGGATGACCCCGCTGCAGGCAGCCAAGCTCGGCAAGAGCCTGGAGCCGTACGACCTGTTCTGGCTCGAGGACTGCACCCCCGCCGAGAACCAGGAGGCGCTGAAGCTCGTCCGGCAGCACACCACCACGCCGCTCGCGATCGGCGAGGTATTCAACACGATCTGGGACTTCAAGGACATCGTCCGCGACCAGCTCATCGACTACGTGCGCGGTGCCGTGACCCACATGGGCGGCGTCACCCCGCTGCGGAAGACGATGGACTACGCAGCGATGTACCAGATCAAGTCCGGCTTCCACGGGCCGACCGACATCTCCCCGGTCGGCCTCGCGGCCCAGATGCACCTCGGCATGGCGATCCACAACTTCGGCATCCAGGAGTACATGCAGCACGGGCCCCGGACGAACCAGGTGTTCCGGCAGACCTTCACCTTCGCGGACGGCTACCTGCACCCGGGCGACGAGCCGGGCCTCGGTGTGATGCTCGACGTCGACGAGGCGGGGAAGTACCCGTACGAGCAGGCGTACCTGCCGTTCAACCGCCTGGCCGACGGCACCGTCCACGACTGGTAG